The following are from one region of the Georgenia sp. M64 genome:
- a CDS encoding diacylglycerol kinase family protein, producing MTPPPPTGRVGLVVNPTAGKGRGTRVHSRVAGALAAAGLEPVDLSGADVERAVANSRAGLSRGLDALVVVGGDGMVHLGVGALAGTAVPLGVVAVGSGNDVARDLGLPVGDVDASVAVVRDALAGTAGAGVRRLDAVAVSRPGGPTAHWYMASLSCGLDAAVNERANAMSWPAGGGRYVRALLAELGSFRPFGYKVTLDGEVWQGEGTLVVVANTPSFGGGMRIAPSAEPDDGLLEVVLARGLSRAGLLRLFPRIYPGTHVRHPAVEVRRARSVVIEPLEGAGATPPVAFADGERLEALPLQCDVHPGAIGVLVRREAGGTDRT from the coding sequence GTGACACCGCCACCGCCCACCGGGCGGGTCGGCCTCGTCGTCAACCCCACGGCCGGCAAGGGCCGCGGCACGCGTGTCCACAGCCGGGTCGCCGGGGCGCTGGCCGCCGCCGGCCTGGAGCCGGTCGACCTCTCCGGGGCCGACGTCGAGCGTGCCGTGGCGAACTCGCGCGCGGGGCTCTCCCGGGGCCTGGACGCCCTCGTCGTCGTCGGCGGGGACGGCATGGTCCACCTGGGCGTGGGCGCCCTGGCCGGCACCGCGGTCCCGCTGGGCGTCGTGGCGGTCGGCTCGGGCAACGACGTCGCCCGGGACCTGGGCCTGCCCGTCGGCGACGTCGACGCCTCCGTGGCGGTGGTGCGTGACGCGCTGGCCGGGACCGCCGGCGCCGGCGTGCGCCGCCTGGACGCCGTCGCCGTCTCCCGCCCCGGGGGCCCCACGGCGCACTGGTACATGGCGTCGCTGTCGTGCGGGCTCGACGCCGCCGTCAACGAGCGCGCGAACGCGATGTCCTGGCCCGCGGGGGGCGGCCGCTACGTGCGGGCCCTCCTGGCCGAGCTCGGCTCGTTCCGGCCCTTCGGCTACAAGGTCACCCTCGACGGGGAGGTGTGGCAGGGCGAGGGCACCCTCGTGGTCGTGGCCAACACGCCGTCCTTCGGCGGGGGGATGCGCATCGCCCCGTCGGCCGAGCCCGACGACGGGCTGCTCGAGGTGGTCCTCGCTCGGGGCCTGAGCCGCGCGGGCCTGCTGCGGCTGTTCCCCCGCATCTACCCGGGGACGCACGTGCGCCACCCCGCCGTCGAGGTGCGCCGCGCCCGGTCGGTGGTCATCGAGCCGCTCGAGGGCGCCGGCGCCACCCCGCCGGTGGCCTTCGCCGACGGCGAGCGGCTCGAGGCGCTCCCGCTGCAGTGCGACGTGCACCCCGGCGCCATCGGCGTGCTCGTGCGCCGGGAAGCCGGCGGCACCGACCGGACGTAG
- the tatC gene encoding twin-arginine translocase subunit TatC, translating into MGAETTARPRKKDPEGRMPLGDHLRELRRRILWAGLGVVVGAVVGWILYEPIVAMMVSPLEVINDRGQQADLNFGTVGSAFDLKIQVSLFLGLFIASPWWIGQMWMFITPGLTRKERLYSISFVTAGALLFVSGGWLAWYILPHAVEMLTSFTPDLAVNILDARTYFTFFMRVILAFGVAFLLPLVMVGLNFLGVVSGAAYLKAWRWAVLGSFVFTAFANPLPDAWSMIAMALPLCGLYFAAVGISFLRDRRVARRRAAQDAADAAAGL; encoded by the coding sequence GTGGGCGCGGAGACCACCGCGCGCCCGCGCAAGAAGGACCCCGAAGGGCGGATGCCCCTGGGTGACCACCTGCGCGAGCTGCGCAGACGCATCCTCTGGGCGGGCCTGGGCGTCGTCGTCGGCGCCGTCGTCGGCTGGATCCTGTACGAGCCCATCGTGGCGATGATGGTCTCCCCGCTGGAGGTCATCAACGACCGCGGGCAGCAGGCGGACCTCAACTTCGGCACGGTCGGCTCCGCGTTCGACCTGAAGATCCAGGTCTCGCTGTTCCTCGGGCTGTTCATCGCCAGCCCGTGGTGGATCGGGCAGATGTGGATGTTCATCACCCCGGGCCTGACCCGCAAGGAGCGGCTCTACTCCATCTCCTTCGTCACCGCCGGCGCCCTGCTGTTCGTCTCGGGCGGCTGGCTGGCGTGGTACATCCTCCCGCACGCGGTGGAGATGCTCACCTCGTTCACCCCCGACCTCGCGGTGAACATCCTCGACGCGCGCACCTACTTCACGTTCTTCATGCGGGTGATCCTCGCCTTCGGCGTCGCGTTCCTCCTGCCGCTGGTCATGGTCGGCCTGAACTTCCTCGGCGTGGTCTCCGGCGCCGCCTACCTCAAGGCGTGGCGCTGGGCGGTCCTCGGCTCCTTCGTCTTCACCGCCTTCGCCAACCCCCTGCCCGACGCGTGGTCGATGATCGCGATGGCGCTACCCCTGTGCGGGCTGTACTTCGCCGCCGTCGGGATCTCGTTCCTGCGGGACCGCCGGGTCGCCCGCCGCCGGGCCGCCCAGGACGCGGCCGACGCCGCGGCGGGGCTGTGA
- a CDS encoding twin-arginine translocase TatA/TatE family subunit, which translates to MLRNGLQPSHIIILLLVILLIFGASKLPEIAGSIGKSLKVFKKEVKELRDDDDSSAAPSSYTATGGQPPQTTYPTYPQSAPPAGAPYPPPGATAPYPPVQDPQQAAQEPYPPQQVPYPPQQAPQQPYPPQGQSPQQP; encoded by the coding sequence ATGCTCCGCAACGGCCTCCAGCCCTCGCACATCATCATCCTGCTCCTGGTGATCCTCCTCATCTTCGGCGCCTCGAAGCTGCCGGAGATCGCGGGGAGCATCGGCAAGTCGCTCAAGGTGTTCAAGAAGGAGGTCAAGGAGCTGCGCGACGACGACGACTCCTCGGCCGCGCCGTCCTCCTACACCGCCACGGGCGGCCAGCCGCCCCAGACCACCTACCCGACCTACCCGCAGAGCGCCCCGCCGGCGGGTGCGCCCTACCCGCCGCCCGGCGCCACCGCGCCCTACCCGCCGGTCCAGGACCCCCAGCAGGCGGCGCAGGAGCCCTACCCGCCCCAGCAGGTGCCCTACCCGCCGCAGCAGGCCCCTCAGCAGCCCTACCCGCCGCAGGGCCAGAGCCCGCAGCAGCCCTGA
- a CDS encoding glycerophosphodiester phosphodiesterase family protein, which translates to MSTQETPALPWRPGTTQVLGHRGARGLTPENTLVGFLHAHRVGATAMELDVQLSADGEVVVWHDPVLTADKAVDTAPATREDPLFPYVGSRLRELTYGQLASVDVGRRTLAAFPEQRPRPGARVPLLGEVLQALAEVDPQVWTLVEMKTDPTDPGADPDALVRAVVEVVRACGAGARVVLQSFDWHAVDLAGRTAPDLPRAALAVPGLTFARGSAWLGPVRYEDHGGDLAAAASALGVQAVAPAYASRAHAGDDGFRIVADRAFVDHAHDLGLAVLPWTVNGEDDLRQVLAAGADGVISDRPDRAAALVASG; encoded by the coding sequence ATGAGCACCCAGGAGACCCCCGCCCTGCCGTGGCGGCCGGGGACCACGCAGGTCCTGGGGCACCGCGGGGCCCGCGGCCTGACCCCCGAGAACACGCTCGTGGGGTTCCTCCACGCCCACCGGGTGGGGGCCACCGCGATGGAGCTCGACGTCCAGCTGAGCGCCGACGGCGAGGTCGTCGTGTGGCACGACCCGGTGCTGACCGCCGACAAGGCGGTCGACACCGCGCCGGCGACCCGCGAGGACCCGTTGTTCCCCTACGTCGGCTCCCGCCTGCGCGAGCTCACCTACGGCCAGCTCGCGTCGGTGGACGTCGGCCGGCGCACGCTCGCGGCGTTCCCCGAGCAACGGCCCCGGCCGGGGGCGCGCGTCCCCCTCCTCGGCGAGGTCCTCCAGGCTCTGGCCGAGGTGGACCCCCAGGTGTGGACCCTGGTCGAGATGAAGACCGACCCCACCGACCCCGGCGCCGACCCCGACGCGCTCGTGCGCGCCGTCGTCGAGGTGGTCCGGGCGTGCGGGGCCGGGGCCCGGGTGGTCCTGCAGTCCTTCGACTGGCACGCCGTCGACCTCGCGGGTCGGACGGCGCCAGACCTGCCGCGCGCCGCGCTCGCCGTGCCCGGCCTGACCTTCGCCCGAGGCAGCGCCTGGCTCGGTCCGGTGCGGTACGAGGACCACGGCGGTGACCTCGCCGCCGCCGCGTCCGCCCTGGGAGTCCAGGCGGTCGCGCCCGCCTATGCGTCGCGGGCCCACGCGGGCGACGACGGCTTCCGGATCGTCGCCGACCGGGCGTTCGTCGACCACGCCCACGACCTCGGCCTCGCCGTCCTGCCCTGGACCGTCAACGGCGAGGACGACCTCAGGCAGGTCCTGGCCGCCGGCGCCGACGGGGTCATCTCCGACCGCCCGGACCGGGCCGCCGCGCTCGTGGCTTCCGGCTAG
- the ribH gene encoding 6,7-dimethyl-8-ribityllumazine synthase, with the protein MSGAGAPMITADGRGLRVTVVAASWHTAVMDGLVAGALRALGEAGATTTLVRVPGSFELPVAASRAAAAGADAVVALGVVIRGETPHFDYVCQGATVGLTEVSVRTGVPVGFGVLTTDDEAQALARAGLPGSREDKGAEAAQAALATVRACADLDV; encoded by the coding sequence ATGAGCGGAGCAGGAGCACCGATGATCACCGCCGACGGCCGGGGGCTACGGGTCACCGTGGTGGCCGCCAGCTGGCACACGGCCGTCATGGACGGCCTCGTCGCCGGTGCGCTGCGGGCGCTGGGGGAGGCGGGGGCCACGACGACGCTCGTGCGGGTGCCCGGCTCCTTCGAGCTGCCGGTCGCGGCGTCACGGGCCGCCGCCGCCGGCGCGGACGCCGTCGTGGCCCTCGGCGTCGTGATCCGCGGCGAGACGCCCCACTTCGACTACGTCTGCCAGGGCGCCACCGTCGGCCTGACGGAGGTCTCGGTGCGCACCGGGGTGCCGGTCGGTTTCGGCGTGCTCACCACCGACGACGAGGCTCAGGCCCTCGCGCGAGCCGGTCTGCCCGGCTCACGCGAGGACAAGGGCGCGGAGGCGGCGCAGGCGGCCCTCGCGACCGTCCGCGCCTGCGCGGACCTCGACGTCTAG
- a CDS encoding riboflavin synthase → MFTGLIDEVGTVRGRSDADGAAVLSLTAATVLDGLREGDSVAVAGVCLTVTALDADGFTADVMPETLRRTTLGSLTPGRGVNLERALAADGRLGGHLVQGHVDGVGTVLARRPGPRWDEVDVSVPAALARYVAEKGSITVEGVSLTVTAAREDSFGVALIPTTLGATTLGTLAVGDPVNLEVDVLAKYVERLLAVGGGS, encoded by the coding sequence ATGTTCACCGGACTCATCGACGAGGTCGGGACCGTGCGCGGGCGCTCCGACGCAGACGGCGCGGCCGTGCTGTCGCTCACCGCCGCGACCGTCCTGGACGGGCTGCGTGAGGGTGACTCCGTCGCCGTCGCGGGGGTGTGCCTGACGGTCACGGCCCTGGACGCGGACGGCTTCACCGCCGACGTCATGCCGGAGACCCTGCGGCGCACCACCCTCGGGTCGCTCACGCCCGGCCGCGGCGTGAACCTCGAGCGGGCGCTCGCCGCGGACGGCCGTCTCGGCGGGCACCTCGTGCAGGGCCACGTGGACGGCGTGGGGACGGTCCTCGCCCGCCGTCCCGGCCCGCGGTGGGACGAGGTCGACGTCTCGGTCCCCGCGGCGCTGGCGCGCTACGTCGCCGAGAAGGGGTCGATCACCGTCGAGGGGGTCTCGCTCACGGTCACGGCTGCCCGGGAGGACTCCTTCGGTGTCGCCCTCATCCCCACCACCCTCGGTGCGACCACGCTCGGCACCCTGGCCGTGGGGGACCCGGTCAACCTCGAGGTCGACGTGCTGGCCAAGTACGTCGAGCGGCTGCTCGCCGTCGGGGGTGGCTCGTGA
- the ribD gene encoding bifunctional diaminohydroxyphosphoribosylaminopyrimidine deaminase/5-amino-6-(5-phosphoribosylamino)uracil reductase RibD: MQDLTADAVDRAIDRAPDRRAVDRALERALVLAARGPAHGPNPQVGCVLIDTTGTVVGEGWHRGAGTRHAEAAALASADPVRLRGATAVVTLEPCHHSGRTPPCSVALRDAGVARVVYACADPNPVAAGGATWLARHGVEVRTGAGAGAAPHLRDRADRLLEPWAAPWTLGRSWVTGKIATTLDGRVAAADGTSQWITGAAARAHAHTVRSAVDAIVAGTGTVLSDDPALTARRADGSHHERQPVRVVVGRRAVPPDAAVRRGPGAWRHAATHDLAAVLDELGSEGARRVLLEGGPTLLGAALRAGLVDELHAYLAPVLLGAGTPAVPDLDIATLAQAQRWHTHETHRLGEDVLVVARRPERKC; encoded by the coding sequence GTGCAGGACCTCACCGCCGACGCCGTCGACCGCGCCATCGACCGGGCGCCCGACCGCCGCGCCGTCGACCGGGCGCTGGAGCGCGCCCTCGTCCTGGCCGCCCGCGGCCCCGCGCACGGACCCAACCCCCAGGTCGGGTGCGTGCTGATCGACACCACGGGCACCGTCGTGGGCGAGGGGTGGCACCGCGGCGCGGGCACCCGGCACGCCGAGGCAGCAGCCCTGGCCTCGGCCGACCCGGTCCGGCTGAGGGGCGCGACGGCGGTCGTCACCCTCGAGCCGTGCCACCACAGCGGGCGCACGCCGCCCTGCTCGGTGGCCCTGCGCGACGCGGGGGTCGCCCGGGTCGTGTACGCGTGCGCGGACCCCAACCCCGTCGCGGCCGGCGGTGCCACCTGGTTGGCCCGCCACGGCGTCGAGGTGCGCACCGGCGCCGGTGCCGGCGCCGCGCCGCACCTCCGCGACCGGGCCGACCGTCTCCTCGAGCCGTGGGCGGCGCCGTGGACCCTCGGTCGGTCGTGGGTCACGGGCAAGATCGCCACGACCCTCGACGGACGTGTGGCCGCCGCCGACGGCACCTCCCAGTGGATCACGGGCGCCGCCGCCCGGGCCCACGCCCACACGGTCCGCTCCGCGGTCGACGCGATCGTCGCCGGCACCGGGACGGTGCTGTCGGACGACCCCGCCCTCACCGCCCGCCGCGCGGACGGCTCGCACCACGAGCGCCAACCGGTGCGCGTGGTCGTCGGCCGGCGCGCCGTCCCCCCGGACGCCGCGGTGCGCCGGGGACCCGGCGCATGGCGCCACGCCGCCACCCACGACCTCGCCGCCGTCCTCGACGAGCTCGGGAGCGAGGGGGCCCGACGGGTCCTCCTCGAGGGCGGCCCGACCCTCCTCGGCGCCGCCCTGCGGGCGGGGCTGGTGGACGAGCTGCACGCCTACCTCGCGCCCGTGCTGCTCGGCGCCGGCACGCCCGCGGTGCCCGACCTCGACATCGCCACGCTGGCGCAGGCGCAGCGCTGGCACACCCATGAGACCCACCGCCTGGGCGAGGACGTCCTCGTCGTCGCCCGCCGACCGGAGAGGAAGTGCTGA
- a CDS encoding WYL domain-containing protein: MAEPTAERLTRLLSLMTYLRDNPGAPVPSVAAHFGTTEAQVLADVNLLWVTGTPGYLPDDLIDFSADALDHGEIVLTQARGMDRPLRLSTSEAMSLLVGLRALAELVPDGLGAAQTALASATEKLLAAAGRVADAPVEVTGGARAPAGTAETLRDALARGRRVRLRYVSAADVVTERDVDPVELRTDGASWSLRAWCHRAGASRTFRLDRILDARILDDAAAPHPEMTAEVPAWDVGGREVVLHLPSQARWVAEHTPVEEVTDLDDGTLRVRLRAVDPAWTANLLLSLGESVLAVEPADVAGEVAGRARAALDAYERLSSAP; the protein is encoded by the coding sequence GTGGCTGAACCCACCGCCGAGCGGCTCACCCGCCTGCTCTCCCTCATGACGTACCTGCGCGACAACCCCGGCGCCCCCGTGCCGTCCGTCGCCGCCCACTTCGGCACCACCGAGGCCCAGGTCCTCGCCGACGTCAACCTCCTGTGGGTCACCGGCACCCCCGGCTACCTCCCGGACGACCTCATCGACTTCTCGGCCGACGCCCTCGACCACGGCGAGATCGTCCTCACCCAGGCGCGCGGGATGGACCGCCCGCTGCGGCTGAGCACCTCCGAGGCCATGTCCCTCCTGGTCGGCCTGCGGGCGCTGGCCGAGCTGGTGCCGGACGGGCTCGGCGCGGCGCAGACCGCGCTCGCCTCCGCCACGGAGAAGCTCCTCGCCGCAGCCGGCCGCGTCGCGGACGCCCCGGTCGAGGTCACCGGCGGGGCGCGGGCGCCGGCCGGGACGGCCGAGACCCTGCGCGACGCGCTGGCGCGGGGCCGGCGGGTGCGCCTGCGGTACGTCTCGGCCGCCGACGTCGTCACCGAGCGCGACGTCGACCCCGTGGAGCTGCGCACCGACGGGGCGTCGTGGTCGCTGCGCGCCTGGTGCCACCGCGCCGGGGCCTCCCGCACCTTCCGCCTCGACCGGATCCTCGACGCCCGGATCCTCGACGACGCCGCCGCCCCGCACCCGGAGATGACGGCCGAGGTGCCCGCCTGGGACGTCGGCGGGCGCGAGGTGGTCCTGCACCTGCCCTCCCAGGCGCGGTGGGTGGCCGAGCACACCCCGGTCGAGGAGGTCACCGACCTCGACGACGGCACCTTGCGCGTGCGGCTGCGGGCGGTGGACCCGGCCTGGACGGCGAACCTCCTGCTCTCGCTCGGCGAGTCCGTCCTGGCCGTCGAGCCGGCCGACGTCGCCGGCGAGGTGGCGGGGCGGGCCCGCGCCGCGCTGGACGCGTACGAGCGCCTATCCTCGGCACCATGA
- a CDS encoding WYL domain-containing protein, producing the protein MAQRVEAAERLLDLVIALSHTQRWMTKRQIRTQVHGYADAASAEAFERMFERDKDLLREMGVPLVVAHDPLHEDDIGYRIDAAGYTLPPVSFTAAEIGVLSLAAELWQDASLRSPAHRGMTKLRAVAPAADPVAHAGLALRVRGPEEAFAPLLAAIDARQPVTFTYRAASTGAVARRTVEPWRILSRNRGWYLVGRDVDRAAPRAFRLSRIQGRVRSTGAPGSFAVPADVDVAALLERSTPRAGTARLAVLPERGAALRARGRSGPPPSPTGPLTDRDVVVVPFADLEDLAEELATYAEAVLVLDPPELREAVLRRLRAVARLDQEAPRG; encoded by the coding sequence GTGGCCCAGCGTGTGGAGGCGGCCGAGCGCCTGCTCGACCTCGTCATCGCGCTCTCGCACACCCAGCGGTGGATGACCAAGCGGCAGATCCGTACCCAGGTGCACGGCTACGCCGACGCCGCCTCCGCGGAGGCCTTCGAGCGGATGTTCGAGCGCGACAAGGACCTGCTGCGGGAGATGGGCGTCCCGCTCGTCGTCGCGCACGACCCTCTCCACGAGGACGACATCGGCTACCGCATCGACGCCGCGGGCTACACCCTCCCGCCGGTGTCCTTCACGGCCGCGGAGATCGGGGTGCTCTCCCTCGCGGCCGAGCTGTGGCAGGACGCCTCGCTGCGGTCCCCGGCCCACCGCGGCATGACCAAGCTGCGCGCCGTCGCCCCGGCCGCGGACCCGGTCGCCCACGCCGGCCTGGCGCTGCGGGTCCGGGGGCCCGAGGAGGCCTTCGCGCCCCTCCTCGCCGCGATCGACGCCCGTCAGCCGGTCACGTTCACCTACCGCGCGGCGAGCACCGGCGCCGTCGCGCGCCGCACCGTCGAGCCCTGGCGGATCCTCAGCCGCAACCGGGGCTGGTACCTCGTCGGCCGGGACGTCGACCGCGCCGCGCCACGCGCGTTCCGCCTCTCGCGCATCCAGGGCCGGGTCCGGTCCACGGGTGCGCCCGGCTCCTTCGCGGTCCCCGCCGACGTCGACGTCGCCGCCCTCCTCGAGCGCAGCACCCCGCGCGCCGGCACCGCCCGCCTGGCCGTGCTCCCCGAGCGCGGGGCCGCGCTGCGCGCCCGCGGCCGGTCCGGGCCGCCGCCCTCGCCCACCGGCCCGCTCACCGACCGGGACGTCGTCGTCGTGCCCTTCGCCGACCTCGAGGACCTCGCCGAGGAGCTCGCCACGTACGCCGAGGCGGTGCTCGTCCTCGACCCGCCGGAGCTGCGCGAGGCTGTCCTGCGCCGTCTGCGCGCGGTCGCACGCCTCGACCAGGAGGCACCTCGTGGCTGA
- a CDS encoding ATP-dependent DNA ligase, with amino-acid sequence MDLPVMPPVAPMLAKSVPEIPDLGHAEPKWDGFRTIVFRDGDEVVLGSRNEKPMTRYFPELVEAIRANTPERCVIDGEIVVVADDRLDFDALQQRIHPADSRVRLLAEQTPASFVAFDLLAVDDEDLMRRPFRERRERLVGALAHAAAPVFVTPATADLTQAQEWFTRFEGAGLDGVVVKPPERPYEPNKRTMFKIKHLRTADCVVAGFRWHKSGDVVGSLLLGLYTDDGRLQHVGVAASFPMARRKSLLDELAPYREVDLAEHPWGSWADQSAHTDRRMPGAVSRWNATKDLSFVPLRPELVVEVAYDHMEGDRFRHTAQFRRWRPDRDPASCTYDQLEEPAGYRLADILGGPTPA; translated from the coding sequence ATGGACCTGCCTGTCATGCCGCCCGTCGCCCCGATGCTGGCCAAGTCCGTGCCGGAGATCCCCGACCTCGGCCACGCCGAGCCCAAGTGGGACGGCTTCCGCACGATCGTCTTCCGCGACGGCGACGAGGTCGTGCTCGGCAGCCGGAACGAGAAGCCGATGACCCGGTACTTCCCCGAGCTGGTCGAGGCCATCCGGGCGAACACGCCCGAGCGGTGCGTCATCGACGGCGAGATCGTCGTCGTGGCGGACGACCGGCTCGACTTCGACGCGCTCCAGCAGCGCATCCACCCGGCGGACAGCCGGGTGCGCCTGCTGGCCGAGCAGACCCCAGCGTCCTTCGTCGCGTTCGACCTCCTCGCCGTGGACGACGAGGACCTCATGCGCCGGCCCTTCCGGGAGCGCCGCGAGCGTCTCGTCGGCGCCCTCGCCCACGCCGCGGCGCCGGTGTTCGTCACCCCGGCGACGGCGGACCTCACCCAGGCCCAGGAGTGGTTCACCCGGTTCGAGGGTGCCGGGCTCGACGGCGTCGTCGTCAAGCCGCCCGAGCGGCCGTACGAGCCCAACAAGCGGACGATGTTCAAGATCAAGCACCTGCGCACGGCCGACTGCGTCGTCGCCGGGTTCCGGTGGCACAAGAGCGGCGACGTCGTCGGCTCGTTGCTCCTGGGGCTGTACACCGACGACGGGCGGCTCCAGCACGTCGGTGTGGCGGCGTCCTTCCCCATGGCCCGGCGCAAGAGCCTGCTCGACGAGCTCGCGCCCTACCGCGAGGTCGACCTCGCCGAGCACCCGTGGGGCTCCTGGGCGGACCAGTCCGCGCACACGGACCGGCGCATGCCCGGCGCCGTCAGCCGGTGGAACGCCACCAAGGACCTGTCGTTCGTGCCGCTGCGGCCCGAGCTCGTCGTCGAGGTGGCCTACGACCACATGGAGGGCGACCGGTTCCGCCACACCGCCCAGTTCCGCCGCTGGCGGCCCGACCGGGACCCGGCCTCGTGCACCTACGACCAGCTCGAGGAGCCGGCCGGCTACCGGCTCGCGGACATCCTCGGCGGCCCGACGCCCGCCTGA
- a CDS encoding septum formation family protein: MKRPASIVLPLLLLTLTGCGPTAVRDDTGAVATAGTVDAFSVALGDCVSEGGAEASEEVVEVSQVEVVPCAESHDSEVYAVFDLADGEFPGDEAVMGSADEGCYGAFAEFVGAAYEDSTLDFGTYFPTEESWNGFDDREVVCLLVDPAGPVTGTLKGAAR, translated from the coding sequence ATGAAGCGTCCTGCGTCGATCGTCCTTCCCCTCCTGCTCCTCACCCTCACCGGCTGTGGCCCGACCGCGGTGCGTGACGACACCGGCGCCGTCGCCACCGCGGGCACGGTGGACGCGTTCTCCGTGGCGCTCGGCGACTGCGTGAGCGAGGGCGGCGCCGAGGCCTCCGAGGAGGTCGTCGAGGTCTCGCAGGTCGAGGTGGTGCCCTGCGCCGAGTCCCACGACTCCGAGGTGTACGCGGTGTTCGACCTCGCCGACGGCGAGTTCCCGGGCGACGAGGCGGTGATGGGCTCGGCGGACGAGGGCTGCTACGGCGCCTTCGCGGAGTTCGTCGGCGCGGCCTACGAGGACTCCACCCTCGACTTCGGAACGTACTTCCCGACCGAGGAGTCGTGGAACGGGTTCGACGACCGCGAGGTCGTCTGCCTCCTGGTCGACCCCGCAGGACCGGTCACCGGCACCTTGAAGGGCGCCGCGCGCTGA
- the ligD gene encoding non-homologous end-joining DNA ligase, whose product MAATPAIELDVDGRAVRVTNPDRVYFAGPGITKLQLVEYYLSVGEGIMRALGERPVTLERWPHGVRDDVKMATRADPHGDAFFQKRVPTKGVPDWIETATITFPSGRTADELCPTELAAVAWAVNLGTITFHPWPVRRSDVDHPDELRIDLDPQPGTHFSDAVAVAGVARELLEELGITGYPKTSGNRGVHIYVRIAPRWTFTDVRHAAIALGRELERRMPGKVTTRWWKEERGETIFVDYNQNARDRTIASAYSIRPLAHAPVSAPVTWDELADVDPRDLTVLSMPARFAERGDLHAGIDDVAHDLTPLLEWYARDEAELGDMPYPPEYPKMPGEPKRVQPSRERH is encoded by the coding sequence ATGGCAGCCACCCCGGCGATCGAGCTCGACGTCGACGGCCGCGCCGTCCGCGTGACCAACCCCGACCGCGTGTACTTCGCCGGACCGGGCATCACCAAGCTCCAGCTCGTCGAGTACTACCTGAGCGTCGGGGAGGGGATCATGCGGGCCCTCGGCGAGCGGCCCGTCACCCTCGAGCGGTGGCCGCACGGCGTCCGCGACGACGTCAAGATGGCCACGCGCGCGGACCCGCACGGTGACGCCTTCTTCCAGAAGCGGGTCCCCACCAAGGGTGTTCCGGACTGGATCGAGACGGCGACGATCACCTTCCCCAGCGGACGCACGGCCGACGAGCTGTGCCCCACCGAGCTCGCCGCGGTGGCCTGGGCCGTGAACCTGGGCACGATCACCTTCCACCCGTGGCCGGTGCGGCGCTCCGACGTCGACCACCCCGACGAGCTGCGGATCGACCTCGACCCCCAGCCCGGCACCCACTTCTCCGACGCGGTCGCCGTCGCGGGCGTCGCCCGGGAGCTGCTCGAGGAGCTGGGGATCACGGGCTACCCGAAGACCTCCGGCAACCGGGGCGTGCACATCTACGTGCGCATCGCCCCCCGGTGGACCTTCACCGACGTGCGTCACGCGGCCATCGCCCTCGGCCGCGAGCTCGAGCGCCGCATGCCCGGGAAGGTCACCACGAGGTGGTGGAAGGAGGAGCGCGGCGAGACGATCTTCGTCGACTACAACCAGAACGCCCGCGACCGCACGATCGCCAGCGCGTACAGCATCCGGCCGCTCGCGCACGCGCCGGTCTCCGCCCCGGTGACGTGGGACGAGCTGGCCGACGTCGACCCGCGCGACCTCACGGTCCTGAGCATGCCCGCCCGCTTCGCCGAACGGGGCGACCTCCACGCGGGCATCGACGACGTCGCCCACGACCTCACGCCGCTGCTCGAGTGGTACGCCCGGGACGAGGCGGAGCTGGGGGACATGCCCTACCCGCCGGAGTACCCCAAGATGCCGGGGGAGCCCAAGCGGGTCCAGCCCTCGCGCGAGCGCCACTGA